The following proteins are co-located in the Polystyrenella longa genome:
- a CDS encoding CHAD domain-containing protein → MSFNFTKTESLSAGIKRIAGEQVDAAIQDLEKSDADRQEQIHEFRKRCKKLRGLIRLVRSAYEETYEDENDWYRDRSRELSRARDTEAMIEAVEALRTSLADESSEQQEILATTLEVLRESNEQITTEWTEMEDRLEKLVPELKRARKRISDWKLDSVSWKSIRKGIKKTYSRGNKVLKKSVADPTTERLHELRKRTKYHWFHLRLLENTFPKVLEARADQVKQLSDYLGDDHDLSVLTRFILEDANRFGDVAEQERLLELIQLRRQNLQASGLQLARLLYTESPGDLTDRITDYWKVWRKN, encoded by the coding sequence ATGAGTTTTAATTTCACCAAAACGGAATCACTCTCCGCGGGCATTAAACGCATTGCGGGGGAGCAGGTGGATGCCGCCATTCAGGATTTGGAAAAGAGCGATGCCGATCGGCAGGAGCAGATTCACGAATTTCGGAAGCGGTGCAAAAAGCTGCGAGGTTTAATCAGACTCGTCCGTTCTGCTTATGAGGAAACTTACGAGGACGAAAACGACTGGTATCGGGATCGATCCCGAGAGCTATCGCGCGCACGTGATACGGAAGCGATGATCGAGGCGGTGGAAGCGTTACGTACCAGTCTGGCAGACGAAAGTTCGGAGCAGCAGGAAATTCTCGCGACCACATTGGAGGTACTACGGGAAAGCAACGAGCAGATCACCACCGAGTGGACTGAAATGGAAGATCGGCTGGAGAAACTCGTTCCGGAGTTAAAAAGAGCACGTAAGCGTATTTCTGATTGGAAACTTGATTCCGTTTCCTGGAAGTCGATTCGCAAGGGGATCAAGAAAACGTACTCGCGGGGAAACAAAGTTCTCAAAAAATCAGTCGCCGATCCGACAACAGAGCGATTGCATGAGTTACGGAAGCGAACCAAATACCATTGGTTTCATTTACGGCTGTTGGAAAATACATTTCCGAAAGTTTTAGAAGCGCGTGCCGATCAGGTCAAGCAACTGAGTGATTATCTGGGCGACGATCACGATTTGTCAGTATTAACGCGATTCATTCTGGAAGATGCAAATCGTTTTGGCGACGTCGCTGAACAAGAACGGTTGTTAGAACTCATTCAACTACGTCGTCAAAACTTGCAAGCCTCAGGGTTACAGTTGGCCCGCCTGCTTTATACCGAGTCACCGGGCGATCTCACGGATCGCATTACCGATTACTGGAAAGTCTGGAGAAAGAACTAA
- a CDS encoding SRPBCC family protein has translation MPKFHVTRSIEIDASPEKVFGVVSDFNTWPKWSPWLIAEPEAKVTISSESNSVGSTYAWDGDVTGAGELQWQKLDGPNYIESEIRFLRPMKSVSKVSFNIESVGSGSRIHWNMDGSLPWFLFWMVGMMNGWIGSDYDRGLKMLKEWIETGHINSRVIVHGKDIVESIRMVGVRRTCTFDKMMSVMEDAIVELHHKLETAGIRDHGLMMTVYHRFNMKKQETEFTIGYTIPDSETAPDDLDEWSTLATPAYYIEHIGSYEHLGNAWSTGQTHLRNKKLKASKTSPFEIYRNSPSETDEKDLVTDVYMPLK, from the coding sequence ATGCCGAAGTTCCATGTCACTCGCTCAATTGAAATCGATGCCTCCCCTGAAAAGGTGTTCGGCGTTGTCTCGGACTTCAACACTTGGCCAAAATGGTCTCCCTGGCTGATCGCAGAACCAGAAGCCAAAGTGACTATCTCTTCGGAAAGCAATTCCGTTGGTTCTACCTATGCGTGGGATGGTGATGTCACAGGGGCGGGAGAACTTCAATGGCAAAAGCTTGATGGACCGAATTATATTGAGTCGGAAATTCGTTTCCTGCGTCCAATGAAGAGTGTGTCGAAGGTCTCCTTCAATATTGAATCTGTTGGAAGCGGTTCGCGAATTCACTGGAATATGGATGGTTCCCTGCCCTGGTTCCTGTTCTGGATGGTCGGCATGATGAATGGCTGGATCGGGTCTGACTATGACCGCGGCCTCAAGATGCTCAAAGAATGGATAGAAACCGGACACATCAACAGCCGCGTGATTGTCCACGGAAAAGATATCGTCGAGTCGATCCGAATGGTCGGTGTACGCCGCACCTGCACCTTCGACAAGATGATGTCGGTGATGGAAGATGCCATTGTTGAGTTACACCACAAACTGGAAACAGCGGGAATTCGTGATCACGGCCTCATGATGACCGTTTATCATCGCTTCAACATGAAGAAGCAGGAAACCGAATTCACTATTGGGTACACCATTCCTGACTCCGAAACCGCCCCAGATGATCTCGACGAGTGGAGTACCCTTGCTACGCCCGCATATTACATTGAACATATCGGTTCTTACGAGCATCTCGGCAACGCTTGGTCTACTGGGCAGACACACCTTCGTAATAAGAAGTTGAAAGCGAGTAAGACGAGTCCGTTTGAGATCTATCGCAACTCGCCATCGGAAACCGATGAGAAAGATCTGGTTACTGACGTTTATATGCCACTCAAATAA
- a CDS encoding LamG domain-containing protein, which yields MQLEALESREMLSGTAGGAIAAEDFEDGTADDFTENDSNLWSVQNVGGNKVYQSGGAGTLELATSVIETEDELPNAFSVSADMKAVSGSGRWHDGFIIFDYVSDSDFKYAGAFVGQNQWVIGHYEGDFSNRLAQVDLDDVGKTIDVNTVYNLTVFIQGQTATLFVDGDEVLDAKFTGEGTLKKGQVGVMSFNAQTQFDNICVTEADAPLFKETFQDGIADDFTPNNAALWTVEEIEGNKVYKSNSKAKGLATSVIDLGDELPKSFQIAVDMTSILGPAPWHDGFIIFDYVSDTDFKYAGAFVGQNQWVIGHYQGDFSERLAQIDLDDEGKTIPRNVVQYLDLVVDGGDVTLFVNGEEVVSAEFEENKLNGGQVGLMTFNAVTLFDNFCVLTKGEGGGDDDKDKDKLLAFEEDLFELV from the coding sequence ATGCAACTGGAAGCACTGGAATCTCGTGAAATGCTGTCGGGTACTGCTGGCGGCGCAATTGCAGCTGAAGACTTTGAAGATGGTACTGCCGACGACTTCACAGAGAATGACTCCAATCTCTGGTCAGTTCAAAACGTGGGTGGAAATAAAGTCTACCAGTCTGGCGGGGCCGGAACTCTTGAACTGGCAACTTCCGTCATCGAAACGGAAGACGAACTTCCCAATGCCTTCTCCGTCTCTGCCGATATGAAAGCCGTGTCTGGAAGCGGACGTTGGCATGATGGCTTCATTATCTTTGACTATGTCAGCGATTCTGATTTCAAATACGCTGGTGCCTTCGTTGGACAGAACCAGTGGGTGATCGGCCATTATGAGGGAGACTTCAGTAATCGTCTCGCTCAGGTCGACCTCGATGACGTAGGTAAGACGATTGATGTAAATACCGTTTACAACCTCACTGTATTTATCCAAGGTCAAACAGCGACATTGTTCGTCGATGGCGATGAAGTTCTGGACGCGAAGTTCACCGGCGAAGGCACCTTGAAAAAAGGACAAGTCGGCGTGATGTCCTTTAATGCACAAACGCAGTTCGACAATATCTGTGTTACTGAAGCCGATGCTCCCCTCTTCAAAGAAACCTTCCAGGATGGGATCGCCGATGATTTCACACCGAACAATGCAGCCCTGTGGACTGTAGAAGAAATCGAAGGCAATAAGGTTTACAAAAGCAACAGTAAAGCCAAAGGTCTAGCGACCTCGGTTATTGATCTGGGAGACGAGCTTCCGAAATCATTCCAAATCGCTGTCGACATGACTTCGATTCTGGGACCGGCCCCCTGGCACGACGGATTCATTATCTTCGACTATGTCAGCGACACCGATTTTAAATATGCAGGCGCTTTTGTCGGACAGAACCAATGGGTCATCGGCCATTACCAAGGTGACTTCAGCGAGCGACTTGCCCAGATTGATCTCGACGATGAAGGAAAAACAATTCCTCGAAACGTGGTCCAGTATCTGGATCTCGTCGTCGACGGTGGTGATGTCACTCTGTTCGTGAATGGCGAAGAAGTCGTTTCCGCTGAGTTCGAGGAAAATAAGTTAAACGGTGGTCAAGTTGGCCTCATGACGTTTAACGCCGTCACTTTGTTTGACAACTTCTGTGTCCTCACCAAAGGTGAAGGTGGTGGCGATGACGACAAAGATAAAGACAAACTTCTGGCCTTCGAAGAAGACTTGTTTGAACTGGTTTAA
- a CDS encoding NAD(P)-dependent oxidoreductase — protein sequence MTINAIKPGETKLGWIGTGVMGSSMVGHLIDAGFAVTVYNRTKAKAQSVIDKGATWADSPQAVAEASDVIFTIVGFPDDVRKVVLGEKGALAGSKSGNILVDMTTSDPSLAVEIAETAKEQGVHSVDAPVSGGDVGAKNAALSIMIGGEKEVVDLLQPCWEAMGKTIVYQGKAGSGQHTKMVNQTLIATNMIGVCEALLYGHKAGLDLPTVLKSVGSGAAGSWSLTNLGPRIMDNNFDPGFFVEHFIKDMGLALAEAKRMGLCLPGLALGHQLYLAVQAQGHGRDGTHALQLALASMSGIDWSSR from the coding sequence ATGACTATCAATGCGATCAAACCGGGAGAGACAAAACTCGGCTGGATCGGAACCGGCGTAATGGGTTCGAGCATGGTCGGGCATCTGATTGATGCTGGATTTGCCGTGACCGTTTATAACCGCACAAAAGCAAAGGCACAGTCGGTCATTGATAAGGGAGCGACTTGGGCTGATTCTCCCCAGGCTGTCGCGGAAGCATCTGATGTAATTTTCACGATCGTCGGTTTCCCCGATGACGTACGCAAAGTCGTCCTTGGAGAAAAAGGGGCACTCGCCGGTTCCAAGTCAGGGAATATTCTTGTCGACATGACTACCAGCGATCCGTCGCTGGCAGTCGAAATTGCTGAGACAGCGAAAGAGCAGGGTGTTCACAGCGTCGATGCTCCTGTTTCTGGTGGAGATGTCGGGGCGAAGAATGCCGCGCTGTCGATCATGATCGGTGGAGAAAAAGAGGTCGTCGACCTATTGCAGCCCTGTTGGGAAGCGATGGGAAAGACGATCGTTTATCAGGGAAAAGCCGGTTCTGGCCAACATACGAAGATGGTCAACCAAACCTTAATCGCAACGAACATGATCGGCGTCTGTGAAGCATTATTATATGGTCACAAAGCAGGTCTCGATCTTCCTACCGTCCTGAAGTCGGTGGGCAGCGGTGCCGCGGGAAGCTGGTCGCTGACCAACTTAGGACCGCGAATTATGGATAATAATTTCGATCCCGGATTTTTCGTCGAACACTTCATCAAAGATATGGGTCTGGCATTGGCCGAGGCAAAACGGATGGGCTTATGCCTTCCCGGTCTCGCATTAGGACATCAACTGTATCTCGCCGTTCAGGCTCAAGGCCATGGACGCGATGGTACCCATGCCTTACAACTCGCCTTGGCGAGTATGTCTGGTATAGACTGGAGTAGCCGGTAA
- the dapA gene encoding 4-hydroxy-tetrahydrodipicolinate synthase yields the protein MAGKGDQFSGLTVALVTPFKDGEIDEQALRDLVDYQVEQGADCVSPVGTTGESPTLSHGEHEQVIAIVCEQAAGRVKVVAGTGSNSTREAIRLTKFAKSVGADGSLQVAPYYNKPTQEGFYQHFKAIAEEVDIPIILYNIPGRSAKNIEPETIIRLAEIPNIVAIKESTGSMDQASHILAGCDLTLLSGDDSLTLPLLSLGGSGVVSVVGNIVPQDVKALLNAFAAGNLEEARKRHYKLFPLCRDMLSLATNPIPVKTAMKLLGRDLGEVRLPMTPLTEEQTASLSKTLTTYGLL from the coding sequence ATGGCAGGCAAGGGAGATCAATTTTCCGGTTTGACAGTCGCTCTGGTAACCCCCTTCAAAGATGGGGAAATCGACGAGCAGGCACTCAGGGATCTGGTCGACTATCAGGTCGAACAAGGTGCCGATTGTGTCAGCCCTGTAGGTACCACCGGTGAGAGCCCGACGCTCTCCCACGGAGAGCATGAGCAAGTCATTGCGATTGTTTGCGAACAGGCGGCAGGACGCGTGAAGGTCGTTGCCGGAACGGGCTCGAACAGCACTCGCGAAGCGATTCGCCTGACGAAGTTTGCAAAGTCTGTAGGCGCCGATGGCTCCCTGCAGGTCGCTCCATATTACAACAAACCGACCCAGGAAGGTTTCTACCAGCACTTCAAAGCCATTGCTGAAGAAGTGGACATTCCGATCATTCTGTACAATATCCCCGGACGCTCCGCGAAAAATATTGAACCAGAAACAATCATTCGTCTTGCTGAAATTCCTAACATTGTCGCGATCAAAGAATCGACCGGCAGTATGGATCAGGCATCGCATATTCTCGCTGGTTGTGACCTGACTCTCCTTTCGGGAGACGACAGTCTTACTTTGCCCCTTCTTTCATTGGGTGGCAGCGGTGTGGTCTCTGTTGTCGGTAATATTGTGCCTCAAGATGTCAAAGCACTGTTGAACGCCTTTGCGGCCGGAAATCTGGAAGAAGCCAGAAAGCGGCATTACAAACTGTTTCCACTTTGCCGAGACATGCTCAGCTTGGCGACCAATCCGATCCCCGTGAAAACAGCGATGAAATTGCTGGGACGCGATTTGGGTGAAGTTCGCCTTCCGATGACACCGTTGACGGAAGAGCAGACCGCTTCCTTAAGCAAAACCCTGACTACCTACGGCCTGTTATAA